From a region of the Primulina eburnea isolate SZY01 chromosome 7, ASM2296580v1, whole genome shotgun sequence genome:
- the LOC140836162 gene encoding probable transmembrane ascorbate ferrireductase 3: MDLIEVHRLRYGRPAYHMTIIAQFFGILAILLLLVWLLHYREGIDIESDNPFRIFNVHPFLMFFGFIFLSGQAMMAYKTVKADRPVRKYVHMLLHLVALCLGIVGLHAVFKFHNKKHIPHLGSVHSWIGIGTFSLFCLQWLFGLTMFLFPRVSSERRAMAAPWHITGGRVLLFMAICTALTGLMEKATFLEQKLQNEARLINFLGLAILLFGIAVDLSISLSHFI, encoded by the exons ATGGACTTGATCGAGGTCCACCGTTTGAGGTATGGAAGGCCAGCCTACCATATGACGATAATAGCACAATTTTTCGGTATACTAGCAATCCTGCTTTTGCTCGTTTGGTTGTTGCATTATCGCGAAGGCATTGATATTGAATCGGACAACCCTTTCCGAATTTTTAAT GTTCATCCCTTTCTCATGTTCTTCGGATTTATTTTTCTGTCCGGTCAAG CCATGATGGCATACAAGACCGTTAAGGCAGACAGACCAGTGAGGAAATATGTTCATATGTTACTTCATCTGGTTGCACTTTGTTTGGGGATTGTGGGGTTGCATGCGGTCTTCAAGTTCCATAATAAAAAACATATACCCCATTTAGGTAGCGTCCATTCTTGGATTGGCATTGGGACATTCTCATTGTTTTGCTTGCAG TGGTTGTTCGGGTTGACGATGTTCCTGTTTCCGAGAGTTTCCTCGGAAAGGAGGGCGATGGCTGCACCATGGCACATAACCGGCGGTAGAGTTCTTCTGTTTATGGCCATATGCACGGCGTTGACAGGTTTGATGGAGAAAGCCACTTTCTTGGAACAAAAACTTCAGAATGAAGCTCGTCTTATCAATTTCCTTGGACTAGCGATTCTCCTCtttggcattgctgttgatcttTCCATTTCCCTCTCGCATttcatataa